A window of Cygnus atratus isolate AKBS03 ecotype Queensland, Australia chromosome 24, CAtr_DNAZoo_HiC_assembly, whole genome shotgun sequence contains these coding sequences:
- the HMGA1 gene encoding high mobility group protein HMG-I/HMG-Y isoform X2, translated as MSEAGAKSSQALASKGEKDASEKRGRGRPRKKPQEPSEAPTPKRPRGRPKGSKNKATPKGRKAAVTPGRKPRGRPKKSQQDEEEVNISQESSEEEQ; from the exons ATGAGCGAAGCCGGCGCCAAGTCCAGCCAGGCCCTGGCCTCCAAGGGGGAGAAGGACGCCTCGGAGAAGAGGGGCCGGGGACGGCCCAGGAAGAAGCCGCAG GAGCCCAGCGAAGCCCCGACCCCCAAGAGACCCCGCGGACGGCCGAAGGGCAGTAAAAACAAGGCCACCCCAAAAGGCAGG AAAGCTGCAGTCACACCAGGGAGAAAACCTCGAGGCCGACCCAAAAAATCG cagcaggacgAGGAGGAGGTGAACATTTCCCAGGAGTCGTCCGAGGAGGAGCAGTGA
- the HMGA1 gene encoding high mobility group protein HMG-I/HMG-Y isoform X1: MSEAGAKSSQALASKGEKDASEKRGRGRPRKKPQQEPSEAPTPKRPRGRPKGSKNKATPKGRKAAVTPGRKPRGRPKKSQQDEEEVNISQESSEEEQ, from the exons ATGAGCGAAGCCGGCGCCAAGTCCAGCCAGGCCCTGGCCTCCAAGGGGGAGAAGGACGCCTCGGAGAAGAGGGGCCGGGGACGGCCCAGGAAGAAGCCGCAG CAGGAGCCCAGCGAAGCCCCGACCCCCAAGAGACCCCGCGGACGGCCGAAGGGCAGTAAAAACAAGGCCACCCCAAAAGGCAGG AAAGCTGCAGTCACACCAGGGAGAAAACCTCGAGGCCGACCCAAAAAATCG cagcaggacgAGGAGGAGGTGAACATTTCCCAGGAGTCGTCCGAGGAGGAGCAGTGA